A DNA window from Hydrogenophaga taeniospiralis contains the following coding sequences:
- the hemP gene encoding hemin uptake protein HemP, which yields MHRPPSPQTRPQSSAGPDLAAIPAEGTQPVLASQDVLRGHKAVAISHNGALYRLQTTRQGKLILTK from the coding sequence ATGCACCGTCCACCCAGCCCCCAGACCCGCCCGCAGTCTTCGGCCGGGCCCGACCTCGCCGCGATCCCGGCCGAAGGAACTCAGCCCGTGCTCGCCAGCCAGGACGTGCTGCGCGGCCACAAAGCGGTCGCCATCAGCCACAACGGTGCGCTCTACCGGCTGCAGACCACCCGCCAGGGCAAGCTCATACTGACCAAATAA
- a CDS encoding DUF3325 domain-containing protein — MSSLLWSFAAWCALALAMARHHEQAFGHEGTAQVRRRWCHGGALGLAAALLFPVFTEGWALGLLHGVTALGVAGLLVPALFAWAPRACASLAAAAALLGTLLACPALFLSLQPLGIFE; from the coding sequence GTGAGCAGCCTGCTGTGGTCGTTTGCCGCCTGGTGTGCGCTCGCCCTGGCCATGGCGCGCCACCACGAACAGGCGTTTGGCCACGAGGGCACAGCCCAGGTGCGACGCCGCTGGTGCCACGGCGGGGCCCTCGGCCTGGCGGCAGCGCTGCTCTTCCCGGTATTCACCGAAGGCTGGGCCCTGGGCCTGTTGCACGGCGTCACCGCGCTGGGCGTGGCGGGCCTGCTGGTGCCCGCCCTCTTCGCCTGGGCGCCGCGCGCCTGCGCCTCGCTGGCGGCGGCGGCTGCCTTGCTCGGCACGCTGCTGGCCTGTCCCGCTCTCTTTCTTTCACTCCAACCCTTAGGAATATTTGAATGA
- a CDS encoding Bax inhibitor-1/YccA family protein, with the protein MTDHTQTSGRFGTAVSSDALRNRVMRNTYWLLALSMLPTVLGAWIGVQTGITAGLTGGLGLIVFLGGAFGFMFAIEKTKNSAAGVPVLLAFTFFMGLMLSRMLAAVLGFSNGSSLIMTAFGGTAGVFLVMANLSTVIKRDLSGMGKWLFVGALAIMVGAIINVFVGSTAGMAAIATLAIVVFSMYLLYDLKRIVDGGETNYISATLGLYLSLFNIFQSLLALLGIFGGERD; encoded by the coding sequence ATGACCGACCACACGCAAACCAGCGGCCGCTTCGGCACCGCCGTTTCCTCCGATGCACTGCGCAACCGGGTGATGCGCAACACCTATTGGCTGCTCGCGCTGTCCATGCTGCCCACCGTGCTGGGAGCCTGGATCGGTGTGCAGACCGGCATCACCGCTGGCCTGACCGGTGGCCTGGGCCTGATCGTCTTTCTGGGCGGCGCCTTTGGCTTCATGTTCGCGATCGAAAAAACCAAGAACTCGGCCGCCGGCGTGCCGGTGCTGCTGGCCTTCACCTTCTTCATGGGCCTCATGCTCTCGCGCATGCTGGCCGCCGTGCTGGGCTTCAGCAACGGCTCCAGCCTGATCATGACGGCGTTCGGCGGCACGGCCGGCGTGTTCCTGGTCATGGCCAACCTCTCGACCGTGATCAAGCGCGACCTCTCCGGCATGGGCAAGTGGCTGTTTGTCGGCGCACTGGCCATCATGGTGGGCGCCATCATCAACGTCTTCGTGGGCAGCACGGCCGGCATGGCCGCCATCGCCACCCTGGCCATCGTGGTGTTCAGCATGTACCTGCTGTACGACCTCAAGCGCATCGTGGACGGCGGCGAAACCAACTACATCAGTGCCACGCTGGGCCTGTACCTGAGCCTGTTCAACATCTTCCAGAGCCTGCTGGCCCTGCTGGGCATCTTTGGCGGCGAGCGCGACTGA
- a CDS encoding ExbD/TolR family protein: MAIGTQNDSDEMLSEINMIPFIDVMLVLLIIFIITVPVIKHAVNVDLPRASNEKVLDKPDNIRLSVDADGLYYWNDARVEDADFEQRLSAAAAQQPQPELHIRGDKAVRYERVALAMAAAQRAGVRKIGFITEPTTASP; this comes from the coding sequence ATGGCCATCGGAACCCAGAACGACAGCGACGAGATGCTCAGCGAGATCAACATGATCCCGTTCATCGACGTCATGCTGGTCCTGCTCATCATCTTCATCATCACCGTACCGGTGATCAAACACGCGGTGAACGTGGACCTGCCGCGCGCCAGCAACGAGAAGGTGCTCGACAAGCCCGACAACATCCGCCTGTCGGTGGACGCCGACGGCCTCTACTACTGGAACGATGCGCGCGTGGAAGACGCCGATTTCGAACAGCGCCTGAGCGCTGCCGCAGCCCAGCAGCCACAACCCGAGCTGCACATCCGTGGCGACAAGGCGGTGCGCTATGAGCGCGTGGCCCTGGCCATGGCCGCCGCGCAGCGCGCGGGCGTGCGCAAGATCGGTTTCATCACCGAGCCGACCACGGCGTCCCCTTGA
- a CDS encoding iron transporter yields the protein MSRALAACFGGYGLTLAFTAALGLGLQHAAGWTRAEATMTATLPAFVIYLLAALRAFATHSARRAWAELCFGTAVLAALAEHWR from the coding sequence ATGTCACGCGCACTGGCGGCCTGCTTCGGTGGCTATGGGCTGACACTGGCCTTCACGGCGGCGCTCGGCCTGGGGCTGCAACACGCCGCCGGCTGGACCCGCGCAGAAGCAACGATGACCGCGACCCTGCCCGCCTTCGTGATCTACCTGCTCGCAGCACTGCGCGCCTTCGCCACGCACAGCGCCCGTCGCGCCTGGGCCGAGTTGTGCTTCGGCACCGCTGTGCTGGCGGCGCTGGCCGAACACTGGCGTTGA
- a CDS encoding MotA/TolQ/ExbB proton channel family protein: protein MDTSLTSSGLAHVWTQGDAVTRTVALILLTMSLATWIIVLWKALDQRAQRAQAKGVEGFWHSADFAEGLDKLGTTEGNPFRAVALEGREAARHILHKDGRPGTQLHDSLDVSDWVERCLRKSVDDHQARAQSGLSVLASVASTAPFVGLFGTVWGIYHALLGIGAAGQVSIDQVAGPIGEALIMTALGLLVAIPAVLGYNALVRGNKGIAHQLNRFAHDLHAYFVTGARVSLGGDAKVLPMKKA from the coding sequence ATGGACACCTCTCTCACCTCCTCCGGCCTCGCCCACGTCTGGACCCAGGGCGACGCCGTCACCCGGACCGTGGCCCTGATTCTGCTGACCATGTCGCTGGCCACCTGGATCATCGTTCTGTGGAAAGCGCTGGACCAGCGCGCCCAGCGCGCCCAGGCCAAAGGCGTGGAAGGCTTCTGGCACAGCGCGGACTTCGCCGAGGGCCTGGACAAGCTCGGCACCACCGAGGGCAACCCGTTTCGCGCCGTGGCGCTCGAAGGCCGTGAGGCGGCCCGTCACATCCTGCACAAGGACGGTCGCCCCGGGACGCAATTGCACGACAGCCTGGACGTGAGCGACTGGGTCGAACGCTGCCTGCGCAAGAGCGTGGACGACCACCAGGCGCGCGCGCAGAGCGGCCTGTCGGTGCTGGCCTCGGTGGCCTCCACCGCGCCCTTTGTCGGCCTGTTCGGCACCGTCTGGGGCATCTACCACGCGCTGCTGGGCATCGGCGCGGCCGGCCAGGTCAGCATCGACCAGGTGGCCGGCCCGATCGGCGAGGCGCTGATCATGACCGCTCTGGGCCTGCTGGTCGCCATTCCCGCCGTGCTGGGCTACAACGCGCTGGTGCGCGGCAACAAGGGCATTGCCCACCAGCTCAACCGCTTCGCGCACGACCTGCACGCCTACTTCGTCACCGGCGCCCGCGTCAGCCTCGGTGGCGACGCCAAGGTGCTGCCGATGAAAAAGGCCTGA
- a CDS encoding energy transducer TonB → MNRRLFIVMAVIGFHVLGLWALQAGLLRRAVELVIPVNVLAEFIEAPQPQVTPTPPPPEPRPEPVQKQRPVPKPAPQPMAIAEPKPAPASEAPSGTTQPPPAAEPLTASMNNVETPPAPPAPPKIEPPSSNAAFLGNPKAPYPQLSERLGEEGTVWIRAYIEPNGTASKADVSQSSGYARLDQTALQTALKWRYVPGKRAGVPEAMWVTIPIHFVIE, encoded by the coding sequence ATGAACCGTCGCCTGTTCATCGTGATGGCCGTGATCGGCTTTCATGTGCTGGGCCTGTGGGCCCTGCAGGCCGGCCTGCTCCGGCGCGCGGTGGAACTCGTGATCCCGGTGAACGTGCTGGCCGAGTTCATCGAAGCACCGCAACCGCAGGTGACACCGACCCCGCCACCGCCCGAGCCCCGACCCGAGCCGGTGCAGAAGCAGCGCCCCGTGCCCAAACCGGCCCCTCAACCCATGGCCATCGCCGAACCGAAGCCGGCGCCCGCGAGCGAGGCGCCATCCGGCACCACCCAGCCACCTCCCGCGGCCGAACCGCTTACGGCGTCGATGAACAACGTCGAAACGCCACCCGCACCGCCCGCGCCCCCCAAGATCGAACCGCCGTCGTCGAATGCGGCCTTCTTGGGCAACCCGAAGGCACCCTACCCGCAACTCTCCGAGCGCCTCGGAGAGGAAGGCACCGTCTGGATCCGAGCCTACATCGAACCCAACGGCACCGCGAGCAAGGCCGATGTGTCCCAATCCAGCGGCTACGCCCGGCTCGACCAGACCGCGCTTCAGACCGCGCTCAAGTGGCGGTACGTGCCGGGCAAGCGCGCGGGTGTGCCTGAAGCCATGTGGGTCACCATCCCGATCCACTTCGTCATTGAATAA
- a CDS encoding GlcG/HbpS family heme-binding protein: MKNKAVLELADVKLIAAAAEAEALKNNWAVTFAVVDDGGHLLWLQRLDGAPAISSHIAPAKAHTAALGRRESKVYEDVINQGRVSFLSAPVVAGMLEGGVPVMKDGQCIGAVGVSGVKSAEDAQIARAGIAALGL; the protein is encoded by the coding sequence ATGAAAAACAAAGCCGTGCTCGAACTCGCCGACGTCAAACTCATCGCAGCGGCGGCCGAGGCCGAAGCGCTGAAAAACAACTGGGCCGTCACATTCGCCGTCGTCGACGACGGCGGCCACCTGCTGTGGCTGCAGCGCCTGGACGGCGCGCCCGCCATCTCCTCGCACATCGCACCGGCCAAGGCGCACACGGCGGCGCTGGGGCGGCGTGAGAGCAAGGTCTACGAGGACGTGATCAACCAGGGCCGGGTGTCGTTCCTGAGCGCGCCGGTGGTGGCGGGCATGCTCGAAGGCGGTGTCCCGGTCATGAAAGACGGCCAGTGCATTGGCGCTGTGGGCGTGAGTGGCGTGAAGTCGGCCGAAGACGCGCAGATTGCCCGCGCGGGCATTGCCGCTCTTGGGTTGTGA
- a CDS encoding PepSY-associated TM helix domain-containing protein — protein MRQAAQQAQPGAPGFRQRMGALHTWCGVLFGGFLFVIFLTGTLSVFDREIDRWAQPHTRLPAPAVGEVPSLDQALPHLSRLAPEQATLWLIYPPGDRVPTLRLGWSGEHIERGYRDLNPFSATLLPEQGAPLGTQLFYPFHHSLHLTWLDLGEWLVGLAAMAMLVGIVSGVATHRRIFKDFFTFRPRKTLQRSALDLHNVTAVFALPFLFLIPLSGLIIFAAVYLQPAIAWVYGPERGAYTKEALSRYSRAPAKAALSHRASLDEMAVQARAHWAASGQPGEVGLVIVRQPHDAKAMVEMRRASGARVGLEHGTLYFDAASGALLHAEALPTVSRVQRFIVGMHLIQFHHGTLRWLYFALGLSGCAMLATGSIVWVQKRAQRHARPGQSGVRWMQALTLAAVCGPLLASVGVMLLNCLPHAWWTLDASPLQASMRWFFGLWSASLLHAVLMRHGTRHVAQQCMALAVTAVTTIAANLLLNSGRAWEPWPGSHPAALGVNTGLLLVAVGAALIALRQLRSARAHRDAHGFSKAAA, from the coding sequence ATGAGACAAGCCGCACAGCAGGCGCAGCCGGGCGCGCCGGGCTTTCGCCAACGCATGGGCGCTCTGCACACCTGGTGTGGGGTCCTTTTCGGCGGCTTCCTGTTCGTCATCTTCCTGACGGGCACGCTGTCGGTGTTCGACCGCGAGATCGACCGTTGGGCGCAGCCCCATACGCGCCTGCCCGCCCCGGCCGTGGGCGAAGTGCCGTCGCTCGACCAGGCCTTGCCTCACTTGAGCCGGCTGGCGCCGGAGCAGGCAACGCTGTGGTTGATCTACCCGCCCGGCGACCGTGTGCCCACGCTGCGGCTGGGCTGGTCGGGCGAGCACATCGAGCGGGGTTATCGCGACCTCAACCCGTTCAGTGCCACGCTTTTGCCAGAGCAAGGCGCGCCCCTGGGCACGCAACTCTTCTACCCGTTTCACCACAGCCTGCACCTGACATGGCTGGACCTGGGCGAATGGCTGGTCGGGCTGGCGGCGATGGCCATGCTGGTGGGCATCGTCTCGGGCGTGGCAACGCACCGGCGCATCTTCAAGGACTTCTTCACCTTCCGACCGCGCAAGACCCTGCAGCGCAGCGCACTGGACCTGCACAACGTGACGGCGGTGTTCGCATTGCCCTTTCTCTTCCTGATCCCGTTGTCGGGCCTGATCATCTTCGCGGCCGTCTACCTGCAACCCGCCATCGCCTGGGTCTATGGCCCCGAGCGCGGCGCCTACACCAAGGAGGCTTTGTCGCGCTACAGCCGGGCGCCCGCCAAGGCAGCGCTGTCGCACAGGGCCTCGCTCGACGAGATGGCCGTGCAGGCACGGGCGCACTGGGCCGCGTCCGGCCAGCCCGGCGAGGTCGGACTCGTCATCGTGCGCCAACCCCACGACGCCAAGGCCATGGTCGAGATGCGCCGCGCCAGCGGGGCGCGTGTCGGCCTGGAACATGGCACGCTGTACTTCGACGCGGCCAGCGGCGCGCTGCTGCATGCCGAGGCGCTGCCCACCGTGTCGCGCGTGCAGCGCTTCATCGTCGGCATGCATCTGATCCAGTTCCATCATGGGACACTGCGCTGGCTGTATTTCGCCCTGGGTCTGAGCGGCTGCGCGATGCTCGCCACGGGCAGCATCGTCTGGGTGCAAAAACGCGCACAGCGGCACGCCCGACCCGGCCAGTCCGGCGTGCGCTGGATGCAGGCGCTGACGCTCGCCGCCGTGTGCGGTCCGCTGCTGGCGAGTGTTGGTGTGATGCTGCTCAACTGCCTGCCACATGCGTGGTGGACCCTTGACGCCTCACCGCTGCAGGCCTCGATGCGCTGGTTTTTCGGCCTTTGGAGCGCCAGTCTGCTGCACGCGGTATTGATGCGCCATGGCACGCGGCACGTGGCCCAGCAGTGCATGGCCCTGGCCGTGACCGCGGTGACCACCATCGCGGCCAACCTGCTGCTCAACAGCGGCCGTGCATGGGAGCCTTGGCCAGGCAGCCACCCGGCCGCGCTGGGCGTGAACACGGGTCTGCTGCTGGTCGCGGTGGGCGCCGCGCTCATTGCCCTGCGGCAGCTCCGAAGCGCGCGGGCCCACCGCGACGCACACGGTTTTTCGAAAGCCGCCGCGTGA
- a CDS encoding TonB-dependent receptor codes for MNVKTVHKKNGVKARRCAVALAAAWCCVPGWAQVTTNTVSETPPASATPNPGTDDAGVGQMPVVVITATRGSKAVDKIPGAVSVITRKELDEQLGVAEDLSAVLAAQIPGYAPSTQKLSSAGESMRGRAALILFDGIPQSNPLRAGSREGYFADPLLIERIEVVSGPSAVQGLGATGGIINYISRTPRKEGTTHTIDAKFSTQGHSDDATLKTSYLLEHKKDAFDALVYVGGLQSGVGVDGDGRRLGLETTQGDLQDSSGHDAFVKLGWRVTPSQRLQASYNHFSVAGGGDWTRVDGDRATGLTTSAQKGGSVLGEPPRNDVRTSALEWTHADLAGGMASVQLYKQDFRSLYGAGNFANFQDASIAPVGTLVDQSDIVADKKGLRASWVRPDLGLTGLEFTGGLDWLADTSKQRLALTDRDWVPPLQFQSLAPFAQLEYEFGDFTLRGGLRHEHAELEVDTYNTLAAYGSREVRGGKRSFDQQVKNLGLVWRFAPGWSSFASYNEGFGLPDVGLVLRAVNVDDRSVEDLAALEPILTENKEVGLTWQHKLGSFTTSIYESSSDLSGQVRINATTGIGSVVRVPVRVRGFEFGGELRPAPDWTVTANYARIRGMTATAEGQPLDVALSSRYQGPDKIVLATRWAFAPGMSARLQASHYASRHVNAGRTVGTANLEEHFNGYTVADALFSWKTSVGDWSMGVQNLFDRQYIGYYAQARPSGTDSDYFAGRGRTYTVSWRRSF; via the coding sequence ATGAACGTCAAGACCGTCCACAAGAAGAATGGCGTCAAGGCCCGGCGCTGCGCCGTGGCGCTCGCCGCGGCCTGGTGCTGCGTGCCGGGCTGGGCCCAGGTCACCACCAACACGGTGTCGGAAACACCACCGGCCAGCGCCACACCAAACCCCGGCACCGACGACGCTGGCGTCGGCCAGATGCCGGTCGTGGTGATCACGGCCACGCGCGGCAGCAAGGCCGTTGACAAGATTCCGGGCGCGGTGAGCGTGATCACGCGCAAGGAGCTGGATGAACAGCTCGGCGTGGCGGAAGACCTCAGCGCGGTGCTCGCCGCACAGATCCCGGGCTACGCCCCATCCACGCAGAAGCTCAGCAGCGCGGGCGAATCGATGCGCGGACGGGCGGCGCTCATCCTCTTTGACGGCATTCCGCAGAGCAACCCCTTGCGCGCGGGCTCGCGCGAAGGCTATTTCGCCGACCCTCTGCTGATCGAGCGCATCGAAGTGGTCAGCGGCCCCTCGGCGGTGCAGGGTCTGGGCGCCACCGGCGGCATCATCAACTACATCTCCCGCACCCCGCGCAAGGAAGGTACGACGCACACGATCGACGCCAAGTTCAGCACCCAGGGCCACTCTGACGACGCCACCCTCAAGACCAGCTACCTGCTCGAACACAAAAAAGATGCCTTCGATGCCCTGGTCTATGTCGGCGGCCTGCAAAGCGGGGTGGGCGTCGACGGCGACGGCCGGCGCCTGGGTCTGGAGACCACCCAGGGCGATCTGCAAGACAGCAGCGGTCACGACGCTTTTGTCAAGCTCGGCTGGCGCGTCACCCCGTCCCAACGCTTGCAGGCCTCGTACAACCACTTCAGCGTGGCCGGCGGCGGCGACTGGACACGTGTGGACGGCGATCGGGCAACGGGCCTGACCACCTCGGCGCAGAAAGGCGGCAGCGTGCTGGGCGAACCGCCGCGCAACGACGTGCGCACCTCGGCCCTCGAATGGACCCACGCCGACCTGGCCGGCGGCATGGCCAGCGTGCAGCTGTACAAGCAGGACTTCCGTTCTCTGTATGGCGCCGGCAACTTCGCGAATTTTCAGGACGCCAGCATCGCGCCCGTCGGGACACTGGTCGACCAGAGCGACATCGTCGCCGACAAGAAGGGCCTGCGCGCTTCCTGGGTCAGACCCGACCTGGGTCTGACGGGCCTGGAGTTCACCGGGGGCCTGGACTGGCTGGCCGACACCTCCAAACAGCGCCTTGCGCTGACCGACCGCGACTGGGTGCCGCCACTGCAGTTCCAGAGCCTGGCGCCCTTTGCCCAGCTCGAGTACGAGTTCGGCGACTTCACCCTGCGCGGCGGGCTGCGCCACGAGCACGCGGAACTCGAGGTCGACACCTACAACACGCTGGCGGCCTACGGCAGCCGCGAAGTGCGGGGCGGCAAGCGCTCGTTCGACCAGCAGGTCAAGAACCTCGGCCTGGTCTGGCGCTTCGCGCCCGGTTGGTCGAGCTTCGCCTCGTACAACGAGGGCTTCGGCCTGCCCGACGTCGGCCTGGTACTGCGCGCGGTCAACGTGGACGACCGCTCGGTGGAAGACCTGGCCGCGCTGGAGCCCATCCTCACCGAAAACAAGGAAGTCGGCCTGACCTGGCAGCACAAGCTGGGCAGCTTCACGACCTCGATCTACGAATCGAGTTCCGACCTGAGCGGTCAGGTTCGCATCAACGCCACCACCGGCATCGGCTCGGTGGTGCGCGTGCCGGTGCGCGTGCGCGGCTTCGAGTTCGGCGGGGAGCTGCGCCCGGCGCCCGACTGGACGGTCACGGCCAACTACGCGCGCATCCGCGGCATGACCGCCACTGCGGAGGGTCAACCACTGGACGTGGCGCTCAGCTCGCGCTACCAGGGCCCGGACAAGATCGTGCTGGCCACGCGCTGGGCCTTCGCACCGGGCATGTCCGCACGCCTGCAGGCCAGCCACTACGCCTCGCGTCACGTCAATGCCGGCCGCACCGTCGGCACCGCCAACCTCGAAGAGCACTTCAACGGCTATACCGTGGCCGATGCCCTGTTCAGCTGGAAAACCAGCGTGGGCGACTGGAGCATGGGCGTGCAAAACCTGTTCGACCGCCAGTACATCGGCTACTACGCGCAGGCCCGGCCGTCCGGTACCGACAGCGACTACTTCGCGGGCCGTGGCCGGACCTACACGGTGTCGTGGCGGCGCAGTTTCTGA